The nucleotide sequence GATCTTACAGTCTAACTTCTGCAATTTTATAAGTGCCTGATAATACTGTTTGCGAGCATCAGAAGAGGGATTTGCGAGATCGAAAATATCTCCTGAAATTAATAATAGCGCTATTTCTTCTTCCGTAATGAGTTGGCAAAGCCAATCAATAAACAATTCGAAATCAGCAAAAAGATCGTGCTTATGCAGTTTTTTACCAATGTGCCAATCGGCGGTATGAAGAATTTTCATGCAGAAATTTTGGTTTAAAGAAGGAAAATTAGGCTAACAATGGCAAAGGTATTTAAATAAAAATCCATTTTAAAAAGGACTAATACGATTTAGGTTCGCTTTGCTAAAAATAAATTGTTCATTTAAATTATAGTATTTTGAACAAAATCCTGAAAACCTTGCTTTTTATCTACAAAAAATCTCTTAGCAGATTAAAAAATAAAGACTTTTTAAAAACTTTGATTGCTTGGGATTTAACTAGATTTTTACGGTTTTAAAAGCTGTAAACTGTACTAAAAATAGTAGTTTTGGGAAACTCATTATTAAAAGAGTAACTACACTAACCAATGGAAACTAAGAGAAATTACGTAATAGATTTCGACAGTACTTTTACGCAAGTAGAAGCTTTGGATGTTTTGGGAGAAATTTCCCTGGCAGGTGCCAAAGATAAAGATGCGAAGCTAGCAGAGCTTAAATCTTTAACCGATCGTGGTATGGAAGGAAAACTGGCTTTTAGAGATTCGCTTAGAGAGCGTCTTGATATTCTAGAAGCTGAAGAAAAACATCTGGAACCACTTATTGAAAATCTAAAAACACGAATCTCGAAATCCTTTAGACGGAACGAAGAATTCTTTAGAGAAAACCGCGACAATATTTATATAATGTCTAATGGATTTAAAGAATTTATTATTCCAATTGTTGCTGAATTAGGTGTGAAAGCTGAACATGTTTTTGCGAACGATTTTGTTTTTGATGAGAATCGCAAAATTGTTGGTTTTAATACAGAGAACGTATTAAGTAGTAATAACGGCAAAGTAAAGCAATTAAAATCACTAGATCTTAAGGGCGATGTTTATGTGATAGGCGATGGCTATACAGATTACGAAATTAAAGCTGCCGGCTTAGCGAACAAATTTTACGCCTTTACCGAAAATGTGGAGCGTGATAAGGTTACTGAAAATGCCGATCACATCACTCCAAGTTTCGACGAATTTTTATATCTAAATAAAATGAATAAAGCAATTTCGTATCCAAAGAACCGAATTAAAGTATTGCTACTTGAGAATGTACATCCCGATGCTGTGGCAATCATGAAAGAAGAGGGTTATAATGTACAAACTATTCCCGGAGCTTTGGACGAAGAAGAGTTGAGTGAACAAATAAAGGATGTTCACGTTTTAGGAATTCGATCTAAAACACAACTAACAAAGAAAGTATTAGAAAATGCTAATCGTTTAATGGCAGTTGGTGCGTTTTGTATTGGGACCAACCAAATCGATTTAGAGGCTTGTTTAGACAAAGGTATTGCTGTTTTTAATGCGCCATATAGTAACACACGCTCTGTAGTAGAATTGGCTATTGGAGAGATTATTTTCCTAATGCGTAATCTTCCCGATCGTATAGGAGAAATGCACAAAGGCATCTGGAATAAATCTGCCAATGGAAGTTTTGAAGTTCGTGGAAAAAAATTAGGGATCGTAGGTTATGGTAATATTGGAGCGCAACTTTCTGTAATGGCAGAAAGTATAGGTTTTGATGTATATTACTATGATCTTGTAGAGCGATTGGCATTAGGGAACGCAACCAAGTGTAGTTCTTTAGATGAATTGTTACAAACGGTAGATATCGTAACCTTTCATGTCGATGGTAGAAAGGAAAATAAAAATATAATCGGCGATCACGAACTTTCTCAAATGAAAGATGGATCTTATTTACTGAATTTGAGTCGTGGATCGGTAATCGATATTGAAGCTTTACATAAGCATATTTCTTCAAGGAAAATAAAAGGAGCCGGTGTAGATGTTTTTCCAAAAGAGCCAAAAACCAACAATGAAGAATTTGTATCTAAGCTGAAAGGATTGCCTAACGTAATTCTTACTCCGCATATTGGAGGAAGTACGGAAGAAGCTCAGGAAAACATCGGGAATTTTGTTCCTGGAAAAATAATTGAATACATAAATACTGGAGGCACAACTAACAGTGTAAATTTCCCTAATTTACAGCTGCCAAGATTGGAGGATGCACATAGGCTAATTCATATTCATCATAATAAGCCGGGAATTATAGCGCATATGAATAGAATTTTAGCCGCTAACGATATTAATGTTGTTGGCCAGCATCTTAAGACCAACGAAACAATTGGTTATGTGATTATCGATATCAATAAAGAATATGATAACGATATGATCAAAGAATTAAAAGGAATAGAGGGAACTATTAGATTTAGAGTTCTTTACTAGGATTTTCTTTTTATTATATGTGAACAAAAAGCAGCATCAATTTGATGCTGCTTTTTAATTTATGTATGTTTCTTTTTATACTAATTTTGAAATTTACGAAGCCTTAGCTTTGTCTTTTGAATTTTGGAAATACTTGAAGTTTACTATTGCTTCTGAAACTTTCCATAGTTTTTTCGCCTTATCATCTTCTTTAGAATTATAATCTGAATCTACAATAACTGGATGTCCTTTGTATTGTTTAGTTCCCGAAGGTCCTATATATTCACCACCGTTAAGTGTTTCATCTAAGCAAGCTCTTAAAATAGGCAAGGCACCTTTTTCAGCAGATTGCGATAATATTGGCATTAATACCGGAGACAAAAACTTGAGCCATTTAGGCAAATTTTGCATAAGATTGGTATTCGAAACTCCGGGATGCGCAGCATAAGAATGTATATCGTAACCTTTCTTTACTAACTTTTTATCCAATTGATAGGCAAAAATTAAGCATGCTAATTTGCTTTGTGCATAGAACTGTCGACGGTCATATCCTTTCTCGGCATTAAGATTATCAAAATGAATATCGCCCCATTTATGAGCGAGACTACTAAGGCTAATTACTCGGGATCTAAAAGAATTTTCTAAAACAGGAATTAATAATCCGGTAAGTAAAAAATGTCCAAAATAATTAGTAGCCATTTGCAGTTCTAAATCATCTTTGGTTTTTTGATAGGTAGTCATCATAACACCCGCATTGTTTACGAGGATATCCAACTTATCATACTGAGATTTGAATTCTTCAGCAAAAGACCGTACAGATGCAAGGTTGTCAAGATGAATTTCCATCAACTTTAATTTAGCTTCAGGATTCAGCTTTAATATTTTTTGCTTGGCATTCTCTGCTTTTTTAAGATCGCGACAAGCCATGATTACCTCAATACCCACACTGGCTAGGCCTTTGGTTGTTTCATAACCTATACCGTTATTAGCACCAGTTACAATAGCTATCTTACCTTCTTTATTTTTAGCTTTATTTAAAGACCAAAAGTTCATAAAAATTTTGTTAGAGGATTTGATTCAGATTTTTTGGATGAACACTAACTTTAGCGTTAGATGAAATGGAGATAATTCATTGTTTTTCAGAAATAAAAAGGTATAATTTTAAGATTTTCATCTCCACTTTTCGGATTGTAAATGTCTAATTTCATTGATAATTAACTATAAATGTAAAACTGAAAATTCAATTATTTTGTTAAACGAAATATAATTACGGATTAAACAATTTGAACCGCTCAAATTAAATAAATTGACAGTAATTCCATTTTAAATTATCATTATTACTACATTAATTTCTTCGGTTTCAGAAATGGCAATTTTTATGTTTAGTTTTAGATTCAAGCTCTTAATAAGAATTCAACAAATAATTAACTCGTTCTTAGTAATATCCGGCGTTATAATCTGCTAAATTTGTGGTCTACGATAATAATCCCTTAATGCAAGGGTTGGTTTTATATGATGACGAAAATCTTTAAAAATACGTTTGTTTTAATTTTTATTTTAAGCTGCTTAATAGCTTGTAATAAAGAACAGAAATCTACTAAAATTGTCGAGGTTCCCGAAAAAATATTAGATACTTTAAAAATAGATCCGCCTTTAGAGAGATTGGATGTGGTGTATACCATAGATTCACTTAAATCTAAAACAGCCTTAGATAGTTTCAATTCTCGATATACAGAAGAACAGCGTAAAGTAATTTATGCCATCAATCGTATTGATAAACGTAAGCTTTGGGCCGGTAAGGAAGTTGTGATTCCAGATTCAGTAAGTAACGATATTATGGATTATAGCCCGTTTCCTAAAAAATTAGGAATGGTTGATACGATCCCAAAATTGGTTTTAATCTCACAGAGAATTCAGGCATTCGGACTTTATGAAAGCGGAAATTTAATTAAATGGGGCCCGGTGAGTAGCGGTAAACAGTCTACGCCAACACCAAATGGGTTACATTATGGAAATTATAAAGCCAAGCGTAAAGTTAGTTCTGTAAATAAAGATTGGATTTTACCTTATTATTTCAATTTTATGAATTTTGAAGGGGTTGGTACTCACCAATATTCCTTACCAGGTTATCCTGCAAGTCATGCTTGCGTTAGATTGTATATGGATGATGCGAATTTTATTTATGATTGGGCAAGAATGTGGTCACTTGAGGGCAGCAGTATTAAAGCTAATGGTACACCTTTTATTGTTTTTAGTGCTTACGATTATAAAGCAAAAAAGCCATGGTTACAACTAGCGGATAGCGTAGAAACTAATGATTTTACCGAAGATGAAATTAAACTTTTAGGGGACTACGTTAAATCTTATGAGCAAGATCCAAAGAATTTTGTTACTGCGGAAGAACTGGAAAAACCCTTAACCTAGTTTATTTAAGTTTCTTATCTTTCTATAAAATTGGAAAATGATGAAACTTCTTCAACTGTTAACCTTTACAATCTTTTTTACTTCAATCAATAATTTTGCGCAAACTAATATCATGGTGCGAGCAAAAGCAAAGGATGCGAAGTTTATTGGAACCTCGATAGGTGGAGCTAAAATTATCGTTAGAGAGGTATTAACCAAAAAGATTCTAGCTCAAGGAGTGACTACTGGAAGCACTGGAAATTCTGAAAAGATAATGAAGCAGCCAAAAGAGCGCTATCAGGATATTTCAGATGATAATACAGCGGGATTTTTAGCAAAACTAGATATTAAGCAGCCTGTTTTTGTAGAAGTAGAAGCGCACGCGCCAATCAATAAAAGTCAAGCCAAAGTTAAATCTACGACGCAACTATGGGTAATTCCCGGCAAAGATATTGTGGGAGATGGTGTTGTACTTGAAATTCCAGGATTTGTAATCGATATTATTAGTCCGCAAACACATGAGCGCGTACCCGGTGAGATTTCTACGGAAATAAAAGCAAATGTAGTGATGATGTGTGGTTGCCCGGTAGAAGATGGTGGCATGTGGGATGCCGCCGGATTTGAAATAAAAGCGGTAATAGAATCTGAAGGTTTTTTTAAGGAAATTGAGTTAAACCAAACTGAAAAATCAAGTACATTTTCAGGGAATATCGATTTAAATAAAGGAAATTATACGCTAACCGTCTATGCTTTCGATCCCAAGACGGGAAATAGCGGTGTAGATAAAACAAACATTATTATAAACTAAAAAATCCCGCTTCTGCGGGATTTTTATTGATCTTATTAATCCAAAAGTCCCATCTCGCGTATGGTTTTTACCACACCATTTTCATTATTATCGTATTTAGTAATATAATTACTTACTTTAATAATTTCAGGATGAGCATTCTTCATGGCGTAACTATATTTGGCATTCTGCATCATTTCGAGATCATTTAAATAATCACCGAATACCATTGTTTCTTCAGGAGAGATATTCAACTCTTTTTGCACGCCTTTTATAGCATTCCCTTTATTAGCAGTATTCGACATAATGTCTATAAAAATTCTTGAAGCGATCGCTACTTTATAATCATCCTTAAATTTCTCGAATTTCGGAAAGGTGTTTTCTTCTACACCCTCAAAATTACACAAAGTAACTTTCAATATTTTATCGTCTACTTTAGTAAGATCTTCGACTATTTCTAGTCGGTGATAATACTTACTTACTTCATTTATAAACTCATCATTATCGCTTTCAGCATAAGCAGAATTTACACCGCATAATACCAGATTACAATTTTCAGCTTCACGTCCTAGTTTGATAAATTCATTCGCTTGCTCTCGATCCATAGTGTCGGTATACAACTCTTTATCTTTATGCACTACGTAGCTTCCGTTTTCAGCAAAAAACATCATATGTCCTTTCAGTTGCTCAAATTTGGACGCTAGATTATAGTACTGGCGACCGCTGGCCACAGAAAACATTATCCCTTTATCTCTCAGTTTTTTCTCTACTTCCCAAAATTCTGGATGGATTTTATGCTCATCATTAAGCAATGTGCCATCCATATCTGTTATAATTAATTTGATCATATCCGTATTTTAAAAACTTAAATATAGCTGTTTATATGCAGAAATGGAGTAGGGGAATATGAAATTAATGTTTCTTTAAGAAGCGATTTTGCATAAACTGTAAGGTGTTTTTATTTAAAATAATTCTTAATAAGCTTTTCTGAATCGATAAGCATTTATACATTTGCGGTGTTATTTAAAGAAAGTCTAAATAAATATATTAGAACCAATGTCTCAAAAACATCTTTTATTATTTTTTTCATTATTTATTTGTTCGCTCGGATTTTCCCAGAATTCGGGAACTCTTAAAGGTCGGGTGGTAAATAGCGCCAGTCAGCCAATCTTCAATGTGAATGTCTCTTTAGAAGGTACTTCTCGAGGAACTGAAACTAACAACAATGGTTTTTACGAATTGCGTAATGTTGACCAAGGAACCTATACCATCAAGTTTTCTTATGTAGGTTATAAATCTTCAGAAATAAATGTAACCGTAGAAGGTGGAGTTATTACAGAAGTTGCTCCTGTTGTACTAATTGGTAGCGAAGAACAATTAGGAGAAGTACTTCTTAACGCTGATAATAAAGTGAATGAGTTTACTAAAACCTCTAGTGCGTATGTATCAAAACTGCCGCTTTCCAGAATGGAAAATTCACAGGTTTATAATTCTATTTCTTCAGAATTATTACAGAGTCAGGTAGTCACTAACTTTGATGATGCACTTAAAAATGCAGCTGGAATCACTAAATTATGGGAATCTACAGGTCGTGGTTCTGATGGTGCAGGTTATTATTCTTTAAGAGGTTTTGCTGTACAACCAAATTTGACGAATGGTTTACCAGCTTTAACCAATGGAAGCCCAGATCCACAAAATATTGAAGCTTTAGAAGTAATAAAGGGGCCATCTGGAACTTTATATGGTAGCTCTGTAATATCTTACGGTGGTTTAATTAATGTAGTCACTAAAAAACCTTATAACCATTTTGGTGGTAATGTGTCTTACACTTCAGGAAGCTACGGTTTAAACAGATTGACTGCAGATGTTAATTTACCACTTAGTGAAGGTGTGAATTTAAGAGTGAATTCAGCATATCATTCGCAGGAAAGTTTTCAGGATGCAGGATTTAGAAAATCTTTTTTCTTTGCTCCTTCTTTATCGTACCAGGTAAACGATCGTCTTTCATTTTTAATTAATACTGAAATTTATCAAGTTGAAAGCACCAATCAAACCATGCTTTTCTTGGATAGAGCAAACGAATTGGCGGTGAATAATCTGGATGAATTGGGTTATGATAATGATAAGTCATATACCTCAGATGATTTAAGTATCGAAAATCCAATGTATAGCATACAAGCACAGATGAATTATAAATTGTCTGATAATTGGACTTCACAAACCGCATTTTCTCAAAGTTCAGCTAAAGCAAAAGGAGATTATTCTTATTTGTATGAAGGAACTTCAGCTTTTAAAGGCGATGATCCAACAAATGGAACTGCGCTAGAAGAGGGAGTAGTTTTTGGAAGACAAATGAATCACCAGAATTCTACAACGCTAACAAGTGATATTCAGCAAAATTTTATTGGAGATTTTGAGATCGGAGAAATGCGAAACCGTGTTGTTGCCGGATTAGATTATTACAATCAGGAAGTTAGAAATAGCGGAACGGGTTATCTTCAAAATGGACTAATCTATATTGGTGATGCCAGCGTAGAAAATATAAATGAAAGTGTCTACGGAATTACAGATCCTACTAACTATACGACCAATTATGATAACGGAATATTATCTGAGACTGGTGTAGATGCATTATTCGCAGATTCAGATATCTCTCCTTCAATTTCAAGACAGGAAATTTACAGTGCGTATGTTTCAGATATTTTTAATCCTATAGAGGCACTTTCAATAATGGCAAGTGTGCGCGTAGATCGTTTTGAAAGCGAAAGCAATAGCCAAACTGCATGGTCTCCTAAATTAGGAGTGGTTTATCAACCAATTCTAGATAAAGTTTCTCTTTTTGCAAATTACCAGGATGGATTTAGTAACGTAGCGCCGCAAATAGGTGAAGATTTGGATGGAAATTCTGTAAATTATGAATTTGATCCTGAACATGCTAAACAACTGGAAGGTGGTGTGAAATTGAATCTTCTAAACAACAAAGTTGCAGCAACTTTATCTTATTACGATATCCAAGTTTCTAACACAGTGATAACGGTTGCTCCACAGGTTTACACTCAGGGTGGTGAATTATATAGTCGTGGTTTCGAAGCGAGCATTACCGCTTCGCCCGTAAAAGGACTTAATATTGTTGCAAATTATAGTTATAACGAGAGCGAACTTACTGAAGGATCTGTAGGAGATGATTTTCTTGGTCGACGTCCAGAAAGTGCAGGTCCTCAAAACCTAGCTAATCTTTGGGCGACTTACGAGTTCTCTGGGAATGTTCTAAATGGATTTGGAGCTGGTTTTGGTGGAAATTACGGAAGTGAAAACATGATCTTCAATAGAAATACCGCTGGTACTTTTACTTTAGATGATTATACGGTTTTGAATGCTTCGTTATTTTATCAAACCGATAAATTCGGGATTACTTTAAAACTGAACAATTTAAATGATGAAGAATATTATAATGGTTGGTCTACGATAAATCCACAGATTGGAAGAAATCTAGCAGCAAACTTTACTTATAAGTTTTAACGAATTACAATAATTATTCTAGTTAGTTTGTGTAGAAGTCGGGTGTTTTTAAAACATCCGGCTTTTTCTTTTTTATACATTTACGCAAAATTTTATAATGGCAGGGAAAAGTGCTTTTAAAACGATCGTTCAGCAAATCCATTTGTGGCTTGGATTATGTTCAGGACTTGTCGTTTTTATTGTTGCCATTACAGGTTGCATCTTTACTTTTCATGATGAATTGAAAGATGTTTTTTACGAATATCGATTTGTAGAAGTCCAAGATGCAGCATTTATAGAACCTTCTTTTTTATTGAAAAAAGCAAATGCCTTCCAGCCAGATTTTGAAGCATCGATGGTAGTTTACAATGGAACTAATCGTCCAGCAACTGTATTTATCACTAAAAAGGAAACCAATTATTTACTGAATTTTAATCCATACACCGGTAAGCTAATTCAAAATGTAAATTTAGAAACTGAATTTTTTAATGTTATAGAAGAACTACATATGTATTTACTTCTTCCGCCGGAAATTGGGAAGCAAATCGTAGGAATCTCGACCATCGTTTTTATAATTTTACTCATTAGCGGAATGATACTTTGGTGGCCCAAAAAGCTTAAATACTTAAAACAGCGACTGGCCGTGAAATGGAGTGCAAGATGGCGCAGGATCAATTATGATTGGCACAATGTTACCGGGTTTTATACTTCAATAATAGCTGTTATTTTAGCAATTACAGGATTAGCTTTTGTTTACGAAACGGTTCACGAATCTTTTTATTCCGTAGCGAATTTAGGACAACGATACGAAACCGATTTTTTTATTTCTGAAATAGAAAATTTATTACCGGATAGAAGTGATGCTAAAAATCCGCTAGATATTGCTTTTCGGCAAACTCAGCAATTAAAGCCAGATAGCGAAATGTATTTTATTTGGAAACAACCTGAAAACGCTACAATAATAACTGGCGCATATCCTAAATCTCTGCATTTTGATCACCAATCTAATTTCCAATTTCATCCAAAAACTGGAACGCTTTTATACGAATCTGAATATGATTCTAAAAGTGCAGGTTTAAAACTTCAGGAGATGAATTATGGAATACATACCGGCCAGCTATTTGGACTTGCCGGAAAAATCATAGTCTTTCTATGCAGTTTATTCGTAGCTGCTTTGCCATTAAGCGGATTTGCGATCTGGTATGGCAGAAAGTTCAATAAATCGACTAAGAAAATTAAAAGTATTAGAAAATCATAGCATCCAAAATACTTCCAAATAAAGCCAAAATCACCGCTAACCAAAGTGAAGGTAAAAAGCCTTCCGTTTTGAAATCGCTGCTTATTTGATCGGCAATTTCAATAATAATCGCATAAGCCACCATTCTGGTTATAAAGCCGAGACCTAAAAAGTAAAATATTCCTAAAGTTGCAATATTTAGTACTGCTGTTAGTAACCAGCTTAAGAAAAAGCTTAAAACACCAATTAATAAAGCTACGATAAGTGCGGTTTTGAAACCTTTTAAATGTACTTTGTTTAGAAATTTTGCAGCGATCATTAAGATCACAGCATCAAGTAAAATATGAAGTATAGCTGATAGCATAGTAAGTCTTTTGGTTATTTTTTCGAAAATTACGAAACCAAAAAGATAGATGGCTGACTTTTAAAAAAAGCTTAACTAAACTTTTTTTCTGGAAAGGCTAGGTTTTGTTTTGAATATAACTTCAAATAGCGCTTTATAATTGGCCAGTTTCTCACGCTTCATAATTTTTGTTTCTATTCTGAAGGCACGCTCTTTTGCCTGATAACCGTAATAATCTAAACCAAGATGCTTTGCTATAAACATCGCACGAGGCAGGTGAAAATCTTGGGTAATCACAACAGCATCTTCTATTTGAAATACTTTAGAAGCCCTGTACATACTATCATAAGTATTGAAACCGGCATGATCTAAAAGTAAACTGGTTTGAGGAATGCCATGATCAATTAAATAATTTGCGATGGCGTCAACTTCATTATAATCGTCGCTGCCATGATCTCCACTTATTAAAATTTGATCTACTTTTCCGTTGTTAAAAAGATCTATGGTGCTATCCACTCTATCTTTAAGGATTGGCGACAGTTTTCCGCTAGAATACACACTAGCACCTAAGACAATTGCGGTCTTGGCATTAGGCACGTTTCTAATTTCAGTATAAATGCGACTAGAAGTATCTTGTTTTATAAAAGCTTCCAGGCCCAGCGTAATTAAAATACCCAGAACGATAATAATTACTGTATAAAGAATAGATTTCTTAAGAAGCCGCATGCATCCCTTTCTTTTTCATATAAATATCGAATATAACTAATATTATTTGATGAATAACCTATTTCTATTCATTAACGTTATAATTGCAATAAGCATTGTTCAAATTATAAAAAACAAGGTGAAATTCTTCCAATAAGGTTTATCAGATATAAAAGTAGGGAATGTAGTAAACTTAAAATATAAGAGATTCAGCTTTAGTAATCTAAAGTGAAAGGTGTGGTTGTTATTTCCATAGAATATCAAAAAAAGATTTCTGCTGAATTAAATGAAGCTGTTCGAGAAATTAGTTAAATTTCTACGGAAGTCACAGTTGCTTTCAGGAAATTCAAAATAAGATTTTTAATTCTAACAACTATTAAAATTAAAAAGGCAGAAGATTTTAATCAATTTTGAATAAATGATAAGGTAAAAGATGATATCTTCTTCGGTTTAAAAAGTAAGTTGAGCAGAAGAAGATATCATTATAAATTTTCATAAATTGATTACCGATATTAGATGATTTCAGCAATAATTATTTTGAAATTTGAACTCCTAATAGTTTACGTAATCTACTATTTCTAAGCCGTAGCCAATCATACCCACACGCTTGGTTTGTTTGGAATTAGAAAGTAGTTTTATTTTATGGATTCCCAAATCATGCAATATTTGCGCTCCAATGCCAAAATCTTTATTATCCATAGAAGTACTTGGAGCTTTTATCTTCCCTTCCTTCTGGCTTTCTTTTAATTCTGCAAGCCTGTTAAGTAAACTTAGTGGTTTTGTTGCAGGATTTATAAATACAATAGCTCCTTTGCCTTCTTTCTCTAAGGCTTTGAACATGTTGTCCAATTTTTTATCGGCATCGTTAGTTAACGTACCAAGAATATCGTTATTGACTAATGTAGAATTCATGCGAACAAGAATATCTTCATCCTTTGTCCAAGATCCTTTTGTTAGCGCAATATGAATCTGGTTGTTTGTAGTTTGTTTGAATGCACGAAGTCTAAATTCGCCAAATCGAGTCTGAATTTGAAAATCCTCTTCTTTAATAATTAGGGAATCGTGCTGCATACGATAAGCAACAAGATCTTCAATAGAAATAATCTTTAGATCGAATTTTTTAGCCACTTCCATTAACTGCGGAAGTCTCGCCATCGTACCATCTTCATTAAGAATTTCAACTAAAATACCTGAAGACTGAAGTCCTGCAAGTCTCGCCAAGTCTATTGAAGCTTCTGTATGTCCTGTTCTTCTTAGAACGCCGCCATTTTTAGAGCGCAATGGGAAAATATGTCCCGGGCGTCCCAAATCTTCTGGTTTCGTA is from Zunongwangia endophytica and encodes:
- the ribB gene encoding 3,4-dihydroxy-2-butanone-4-phosphate synthase, which translates into the protein MSVNNEGHKSFKLNTIKEAIEDIKAGKIIIVVDDEDRENEGDFIAAAEKVTPEMINFMATHGRGLICAPITEDRSKELGLNLMVNENTVLHNTQFTVSIDLIGHGCTTGISVHDRAKTIKALTENDTKPEDLGRPGHIFPLRSKNGGVLRRTGHTEASIDLARLAGLQSSGILVEILNEDGTMARLPQLMEVAKKFDLKIISIEDLVAYRMQHDSLIIKEEDFQIQTRFGEFRLRAFKQTTNNQIHIALTKGSWTKDEDILVRMNSTLVNNDILGTLTNDADKKLDNMFKALEKEGKGAIVFINPATKPLSLLNRLAELKESQKEGKIKAPSTSMDNKDFGIGAQILHDLGIHKIKLLSNSKQTKRVGMIGYGLEIVDYVNY
- a CDS encoding SanA/YdcF family protein — translated: MRLLKKSILYTVIIIVLGILITLGLEAFIKQDTSSRIYTEIRNVPNAKTAIVLGASVYSSGKLSPILKDRVDSTIDLFNNGKVDQILISGDHGSDDYNEVDAIANYLIDHGIPQTSLLLDHAGFNTYDSMYRASKVFQIEDAVVITQDFHLPRAMFIAKHLGLDYYGYQAKERAFRIETKIMKREKLANYKALFEVIFKTKPSLSRKKV